The window CCCACTTGTCTGTGCGGAAAACGTAGAAGTCCGGTACGACCTTCGTCCAGGGCTTCATGCTGAGGCAGGCGACCTTGACCTCTTTAGCCCCGGCTTTCTTGACCTCATCAATGACGACCTCAAGGGTCTTCCCTGTATCGCTGACGTCGTCGACTATGACCACCTTCTTCCCCTCCAGCGAGCCGTGAAGGGGAATCGTTACAACGGGCTTCTCCATTCTCTC of the Thermococcus sp. genome contains:
- a CDS encoding phosphoribosyltransferase; translation: MDKVYLTWWQIDRAVFALAEELRKHYMPDVIVGIARGGLIPAVRLSHVLGDVELKVIDVKFYKGIDERMEKPVVTIPLHGSLEGKKVVIVDDVSDTGKTLEVVIDEVKKAGAKEVKVACLSMKPWTKVVPDFYVFRTDKW